The DNA sequence GGTGTTCTGGCCGGAGTCGCTGAGGAAGTTGATCTTCATGAGCGGTGCGGCGGCGATCGTGCCGCCGAGCACGATCACGGCGAGGAGCACGGTGATCCACGAGTGCTTGAGCGTCCAGCCGAGGATCGGACGGTAGCCGCGCTGCAGGCGGGTCGGCGGAGCATCCGGGTGCTCGGGGTCGATCTGCACGCCGTCCTCGTCGAGCAGCGGCTTGCCGGGGCGCAGGAACCAGTAGGCGAGAACCGGCACGATGGTCAGCGACACGAGCAGCGAGGCGACCATCGCGATCGACACGGTCATGGCGAACGGCCGGAACAGCTCGCCCACGGCGTCGCCGACGAAGACGAGCGGCAGGAACACGGCGACGGTGGTGATGGTCGACGAGGTCACCGCCATCGCGACCTCGCGCACGGCGAGCCGGATCGCGTCGCCCTTGTCGGCGTCTCCGACGTAGTGTCTCTTGATGTTCTCGATGACGACGATCGAGTCGTCGACGACGCGTCCGATCGCGATGGTGAGGGCGCCGAGGGTGAGCACGTTGAGCGAGTAGCCGAACGCCTGCAGTCCGATGAAGGTGATGAGCACGCTCGTCGGGATCGAGATCGCGGTCACGAGCGTCGAGCGGATCGACAGCAGGAACACGAGGATCACGATCACGGCGAACGCCAGACCCAGGAGTCCCTCGGTGGCGAGCGTCTCGATGGACTGCTCGATGAAGGGCGCCTGGTCGAAGATGATCGTGAACTCGGCATCCGGCAGCGCCTCGCCGATCTCGTCGAGCGCGGCGATGATGCCCTTCGACACCTCGACGGTGTTCGCGGCGGGGAGCTTGGTGATCGAGATCGACAGGGCGTCCTCGCCGTCGACGCGCGAGATCGACGAGACGGGATCGGCCTGCTGCACGACCGTCGCGACGTCGCCGATCGTGACGTCGGTGCCGACGATGGGGAGTGCGGCGATCTCGTCGACCGAGGTGATCTTCGCGCCGGTCTGCACGGTGAGCGTCTGACCGTTCTCGGTGATGTCGCCGCCCGGGAACAGGGTGCCGTTCTGCTCGAGCGCGTCGCTGATCGCCTGGGTGCTCTCGCCCTGCGCGGCGAGCGCGGCGACGTCGGGCGTGATGGTGATGCGCTGTCCGACGCCACCGATGATCTGCGCCGCGTTGACGCCGTCGACGTCTTCGAGGTCGGGGATCGCGACGTTCTCGAGCTGGGTCTGCGCCTCCTGCGCGTTCTCGAAGCCGGTCACCGCGACCTGGATGACGGGGAAGTCGTCGACCGACACCGCGAGCACCTGCGGACTGATGCCTTCTGGGAGCTGCGCCGAGATGCGGTTGATGGCCTGCTGCATCTTCTGCTCGGCCGTCGCGAGGTCGGTGCCGTAGGCGAACGTCGCCTGCACGACCGACGCATTGGTGGTGCTCGTCGCGGTGGTGCTCTCGAGACCGGGCACGCCCTGGATCGCCGCTTCGATCGGCGTCGACACGTCGTTCTCGACGACCTCGGGCGAGGCGCCGGGGTAGGTCGCGGTGACGACGAGGTTCGGCAGCTCGAGCGACGGGATGAGCTCCTGCTTGAGGTTCGTGAGAGCGAGTCCGCCGAACACCGCGGCGACGATCGTGATGAGGGCGATCAGCGCACGGTTCTTCAGACTCAGGACGGCGAGTTTCGACACGGGATTCTCTCTCTGTCGGTCAGGCGGATGCTGCAGCGGCGGTGGATGCGGGTGCGGACGCGGGTACGGGACAGAGGATCCCGGCGAGGGCGTCTCGGATCAGCTCTTCGTCGAGCGGCTCGTCGTGGATCTGTGCGTGCCAGAGTACGCCGTCGATGAAGACGGCTGCCGCCCTGGCGCGGTCGCGGCCGTGAACGGGCGCCATGAAGCCGACGATCTCGTCGGACCACTGGCGCGCGAACGCCCGCACGCGGGGGTCGTGCACGGCGGCGGTGACGACCGCGCGATCGGCATGAACGGCGCGGGCGTCGTCGAGGGCCTGACGCACAAGACGGGCGATGCCGGCCGGCGTCACGCCCTCCGCGACGACGGCTTGCCTGGTCTCTTCGATGCGTCCCTGGATCTCGGCGGCGAGCGCATCGAGGGCTGCTTCGCGCAGATCGTCGAGGGTCGCGAAGTACTGCGTGGTGGCGCCGAGCGGCACGCCCGCCCGCGTCGCCACCTTGCGGTGCGTGAGGGCGTCGACGCCGATCTCGACGATGAGCTCCGCGGCGGCGGTCACGATCTCGCGGCGACGCGCCTCGGGGTCGCGACGGCGTCGGGTGACCTCGCTCATCGAACCTCCTGTACGGGCGTACATGTACGTTTGTACATCTTGCCCGTCGAAGCTGAGCGTTCGCCCGGCGCCCGCACTGGGATTGAGGCCGAGCGTGTTCACGCGCACCGGACGGATGCTGTGAACGCCCCGCTCCTAACGTGGGACGGTCCCCCGCCGCCTGCCGAGAGTCAGCCATGTCCGAATCCCCCATCATCCGCGCCGAAGGCCTGACCAAACGATTCGGCTCGGGCGACGAGGTCACGCACGCCCTTCGGGGCATCGACATCGAGTTCGAGCCCGCGACGGTCACCGCGCTCATGGGCCCGTCCGGCTCGGGCAAGTCGACCCTTCTCTACAACCTCGCCGGCCTCGACACCCCGACGAGCGGACGATCACTGCTGCAGGGCGTCGACATCGCCGTGCTGAACCGCGCACAGCTCGCCGAGTTCCGCCGCGATCACGTCGGCTTCGTCTTCCAGCAGTACAACCTCATTCCCTCGATCAGCGCGTTCGAGAACGTCGCCCTGCCGCTGCGGCTGGCGAAGAGGAGGGTCGACGCCGAGCACATCCGACGCACGATCGCCGAGGTCGGATTGGCCGGCAAGGACAACCGGAAGCCGAGTCAGCTGTCGGGTGGACAGCAGCAGCGCGTCGCCATCGCGCGGGTCATCGCGTCGCGCCCGGAGATCGTGTTCGCGGATGAGCCGACGGGCGCGCTCGACACCGTCACCGGCGAGGCCGTCCTTCGACTCCTTCAGCGCTCGGCGAAGCAGCACCGTCAGTGCGTGGTGATGGCCACGCATGATCCGACCGTCGCTGCGCAGTGCGACCGCGTGGTGTTCCTGCGCGACGGCTCGCTCTTCGGCGAGATGGCCGCCCCCACGGCCGAGAGCGTCGCCGAGAAGCTCGTCGAGCTGCGCAAAGCGGCCTGAGCATGAAGAACCTCGTCATCGCCGACCTCCGGCATTCGATCCGGATCTGGGCCGGATCGCTCCTCGTGCTCTCCGTCGTGCAGCTCTGCTCCATGTGGGTGGTCGGCCTGATGATGGTCGGGATCACGAACTCCGCGACTGACTACGCCTCGGCAGCTCCTGGGTCCCTCCAGGATGCGGCGGGCACGCCGCTCACTCCCGACGACCTCGCGCTTCTCAGCTCCGGGATCGTCACCGCGACGAGCTTCGCGCTCACGATCACCCTCATCGTGGGCGGCATCACGGTGCGCAACGTGGTCAATGCGATCGTCTACCAGCGCCGCCGGGTCATCGCCCTCTGGCAGCTGGCGGGGATGACCGAGCGGCAGACCCTGCGCATCCTGCGCGGCCAGGTGGCGCTGCTGTCGCTGCTCGCGCTCGTCATCGCGGGAGTCGCCGCCACGCTGAGCACGGAGTGGAACCTGAGTGTGCTGAGAGACACCGACATCCTCTTCACGCCGCCGATGTCCACCGAAGGCGTCTACCTCGGCTATCCGATCGGTGGTGTCATCGGCCTGGCCATCAGCGTGTTCGCGGTGCGCGGCGTCAGCAAAGAGCTGAGGTCGATCAGCGCGCTCGAGGCCATGCGATCCGAGGGCGTACGGGAGATCCCCATGACCAGACGGAAGTGGGTGGGGATGCTCATCTGGGGCGCCATCGCGATCACCCTGCTCGTGCTCGCCTCCACCATGACCCGCCTCGACGCCGCTCTCAACCTCGCTCTCTACGGCGGCATCCTCGCGATCGTCGCTGTGAACATCGGCGGTCCGCTGATCATGGTCGGTCTCGTCGGCGCCTGGACCCGGTCGGTGCCGAAGCACGTGTCCGCGTCGTGGTTCCTCGCCCGGCAGACGCTGCTTGCCGCAAGCGCGCGGACGGTGGCAGCCGCAGGGTCGATCTCCGTCGCCGTCTTCCTCTTCACGGGCGTCTTCTCGATGCAGACCGCGATCGGCGGCGACACGGACATCAACGGCTTCGTGCTCCTCGTAGGATTCCCGCTGTTCATCTCGACCTCGGGATCGATCGTGCTCGTCTTCATGGCCGGCCAGCAGCGGGAGCGGGAGATCCACCTGGCCGAGCTCGCCGGCGCCACTCCCGCGCAGCAGAGACGTCAGGCTCTCTTCGAAGCGCTGATCGTCGTGGCCACCGGCAGCGGCATCGGCCTCGGTCTCTCCGTGGCCATGATCGCGGTCATGCAGCCGGCGATCATCCTGGCCGTCGGCCATCTGTCGATGAACGTGTCCTGGGGACACTTCTTCGGTGTCACGGCTGCGCTGCTCGTTCTCAACGTCGCCGCCACGCTGATCCCGACCGTGATCGCGCACGCCGCTCGGGAGCGCATCGCGATCGCCGAGTGAGCGCTAGGTGTTCTTCTCCGGCAGGTTGTGAACGCGGGCTGAGGGTGTGAGTCCGCCGATTCCGCTGTGGGGTCGGTGGTGATTGTAGTGATGAAGCCACTCGGGATAGGCGGCTTCGCGTTCGGTCTCGGATGTGTAGGGGCGGGCGTAGGCCCATTCGGCGGCGAGGGTGCGGTTGAAGCGTTCGACCTTGCCGTTCGATTGGGGGCGGAACGGTCGAGTGCGTCGATGCTTGACGCCGTCTCCGAGTGCTGTGGCGAAGGCTCGTGAGCGATAGCAGGCGCCGTTGTCCGTCATCACCGCAGCGACCGTGATGTCGTGTTCAGCGAAGAAGCTGCGGGCTCGACTCCAGAACGCGGCGGCTGTGTCGCCGCGTTCGTCGCCCAGCCGTTCGGAGTAGGCCAGTCGGCTGTGGTCGTCGACCGCGTGATGCAGGAACACGTATCCGCGCGACGGTGACGCGCCTCGACGGGCAGCGCGATCACGGACGACGCCGGCTCGGCGGTCTTGCTGGGACCCTCGACCATAAGCACGCCAGCCGCCACCGTCAGGGATCCTGCTGAGCTTCTTGATATCGACGTGAACCAGCTCGCCCGGGACGCTCATCTCGTAACGAAGCGCCTTCGGTCTGCGAACGGGCAGGCCGGTGGCTTGATCCAGGTGCTGCAGCAACGGCATCCGATAGCGGGTCAGTACCCGGCCGACCGTCGAGCGCGGAACCCCCAGATGCCAAGCGATCCGGTGCGGACCCCATCGTCTCGTGAATCGCAGCGCGATGATGCGACGCTCCAATCGCAGCGCCACCCGGTTCGGTGACGAAGCCGGCCGTGAGCTGCGATCCGTCAATGGCAACCCGGCCCGATAACGGCGCGACCACCGCGACGCCGTCGCGGGCGAGCATTGGAACCGTTGCGCGGCGACGCGGACCGACCAACCATGATCAACAATCGACGACGCGAGACGACGACGCCCTTCAGGCGTCAAGGGAGCATTAGCGTGAGTCACGAAGACCTCCGGTGAACGAAGTGAGGGTGGTACCCACATCGTCCCGGAGGTCTTCGCTACATCAAACGATCACAACGTCCCGGGGAAGAACAGCTAGGCGGCGGAGACCTCCACCTGACCGCGTTCGAAGTAGGCGACGAGGTCGGCATCCAGCGCGGGGACCTCGATCGCCGAGCCGTCTGCGCGCAACGACTCCGTCGCGAGGATGCCGGCCGCGACCGCCTCACGGGCGGCGACCGGCGACGTCTCGGTGAGGCCGCCGTCGCGCACGAACCGCAGGAACTCGGCGACGAGCAGGGCGTCGGCGCCGTCGTGTCCGGCATCGACGACCTCCGGCACGATGAACGTCTCGTCGGCGGCGGCGGCACCGCGATGCCTGCGGTTCCACAGCCGCACCTCGCTGCCGGCGGTGTCGCCGACGTTCTCGATGCGCCCCTCCGTGCCGATCACCGTGTAGTTGCGCCAGTAGTCGGGCGTGAAATGGCACTGCTGGTACGACGCGAGGATGCCGCCGGCGAGCCGCAGGTTCACCATCGAGATGTCCTCGACATCGACCACGGGGTTGAGTCCGGTGAGGGAGGCGGGCGGCCAGTTGTCGACGCTGAACCAGTCCGGCATCCGCTCCCCCGGCCGCTCCCGACGGTCGGCGATCGCTCCGTACACGCTGAGCTCGCCCATCGCCGCGACCTGCTCGGTGTAGGCGCCGGCGAGCCAGTGGATGATGTCGATGTCGTGCGCACCCTTCTGCAGCAGCAGCCCGGTGGTGCGGCGGCGGTCGGCGTGCCAGTCCTTGAAGTAGTAGTCGCCGCCGTGCCCGACGAAGTGCCGCACCCAGACGGCCTTGACGTCGCCGATGCGCCCGTCCTGGATCAGGCCGCGCATGAGCGTGATCACGGGCATGTGCCGCATGTTGTGGCCGATGTAGAGGCGGCTGCCGGTGCGGCGCGCGGTGCGCAGCATGGCGTCGGCGTCGGCGAGGTCGATCGCGAGGGGCTTCTCGCAGAACACCGCGACACCGGCCTCGAGGGCGCGGATGCTGAGCGCGGCGTGGGTGTCGTCCGGCGTCAGCACCATCACGGCATCCACCCCCGAGGCGAGCAGCTCGTCGAGCGAGTCGGTGACGAGGGCGTCGGGCAGCAGACGGCGCGCGTCGTCGCGCGCCCGCTCCGAGGGGTCGCACACCGCGGTGATGCGCGACCCGCGGCCGGGGCGGTGCACTTCTTCGCGGAGAGTGGCGCGCGCGCCGAAGCCGATGATTCCGATGGTGAGATCCACGGTGGTCCTTCTGGGGTTGGAGTGCGGTGTGCGAGACGTCGACGTCAGCGCATGCGAGATGCCGGGGCGTCGAGATCCGTCGACGCCCCGGGGAAGAGCGACCAGGGGAACTCGTGCAGCCGGGCAGGAGAGTCGTCGGGGGCGAGGGCTCGGTCGACGATGATCCGCGCCTGATCCTCGAAGAAGTCGGTCGGGCCCACCGTGGTGAGGGTGGGGGCGACGCGCTGCGCGTCGGGGGTGTTGCCCACGCCGATCACCGCCACGTCGTGCGGCACCCGCAGACCGAGCATGTGCGCGGCGTTGATGGCCGCGATCGCAGCGAAGTCGGTCGTGGCGTAGATCGCCGACGGACGCCGCTCGCGCGACAGCAGCCGCACGGCGGCCTCGAACGCGCTCGACTGGGTGTCCCCGTACGTGACGGTCCAGCCGGGATCGGCGTCGATCCCCGCGGCCTCCAGGCGCTCGAGGTACGGCGTGTACCGCGTGACCTGGGTGGCGGCGAGGCGCACGGCGCCCTCGGCCGCGAGGCATCCGATCTCGGTGTGCCGTTCGAGCAGGTGGTCCATCGCGATCCCGCAGCCGGGGATCGCGTCCGACCGCACGACGTCGAACCCGGCCGGGTCGAGCGGGCTCTCGGTGAAGACGACGAGCCGCTGCCCGCGCTGCACGAGGTCGCCGAGCTTGCCCGCGGCATCCGCTCCGAGTCCGATGCCGTCGAGGTAGGCGACGTCGCTCTCGACGCGGTCCAGGGCTGCGTGCCAGTCGCCGTCCGCGAGGATCAGCGTCGTCAATCCGTGCTTGTTGGCCTCCGCGTTCACGGCGTCGGACACGGCGAGCGACCACGGGTCGCTGAGCATGTGCAGCGACAGCTGCACCATGCCGCTGCGTCCCGTGCGCACCGCCCGCGCCGCACTGTTCGGGCGGTAGTTGA is a window from the Microbacterium sp. LWO14-1.2 genome containing:
- a CDS encoding ABC transporter ATP-binding protein; its protein translation is MSESPIIRAEGLTKRFGSGDEVTHALRGIDIEFEPATVTALMGPSGSGKSTLLYNLAGLDTPTSGRSLLQGVDIAVLNRAQLAEFRRDHVGFVFQQYNLIPSISAFENVALPLRLAKRRVDAEHIRRTIAEVGLAGKDNRKPSQLSGGQQQRVAIARVIASRPEIVFADEPTGALDTVTGEAVLRLLQRSAKQHRQCVVMATHDPTVAAQCDRVVFLRDGSLFGEMAAPTAESVAEKLVELRKAA
- a CDS encoding Gfo/Idh/MocA family oxidoreductase, which codes for MDLTIGIIGFGARATLREEVHRPGRGSRITAVCDPSERARDDARRLLPDALVTDSLDELLASGVDAVMVLTPDDTHAALSIRALEAGVAVFCEKPLAIDLADADAMLRTARRTGSRLYIGHNMRHMPVITLMRGLIQDGRIGDVKAVWVRHFVGHGGDYYFKDWHADRRRTTGLLLQKGAHDIDIIHWLAGAYTEQVAAMGELSVYGAIADRRERPGERMPDWFSVDNWPPASLTGLNPVVDVEDISMVNLRLAGGILASYQQCHFTPDYWRNYTVIGTEGRIENVGDTAGSEVRLWNRRHRGAAAADETFIVPEVVDAGHDGADALLVAEFLRFVRDGGLTETSPVAAREAVAAGILATESLRADGSAIEVPALDADLVAYFERGQVEVSAA
- a CDS encoding IS481 family transposase encodes the protein MTHANAPLTPEGRRRLASSIVDHGWSVRVAAQRFQCSPATASRWSRRYRAGLPLTDRSSRPASSPNRVALRLERRIIALRFTRRWGPHRIAWHLGVPRSTVGRVLTRYRMPLLQHLDQATGLPVRRPKALRYEMSVPGELVHVDIKKLSRIPDGGGWRAYGRGSQQDRRAGVVRDRAARRGASPSRGYVFLHHAVDDHSRLAYSERLGDERGDTAAAFWSRARSFFAEHDITVAAVMTDNGACYRSRAFATALGDGVKHRRTRPFRPQSNGKVERFNRTLAAEWAYARPYTSETEREAAYPEWLHHYNHHRPHSGIGGLTPSARVHNLPEKNT
- a CDS encoding TetR family transcriptional regulator — its product is MSEVTRRRRDPEARRREIVTAAAELIVEIGVDALTHRKVATRAGVPLGATTQYFATLDDLREAALDALAAEIQGRIEETRQAVVAEGVTPAGIARLVRQALDDARAVHADRAVVTAAVHDPRVRAFARQWSDEIVGFMAPVHGRDRARAAAVFIDGVLWHAQIHDEPLDEELIRDALAGILCPVPASAPASTAAAASA
- a CDS encoding FtsX-like permease family protein, producing the protein MKNLVIADLRHSIRIWAGSLLVLSVVQLCSMWVVGLMMVGITNSATDYASAAPGSLQDAAGTPLTPDDLALLSSGIVTATSFALTITLIVGGITVRNVVNAIVYQRRRVIALWQLAGMTERQTLRILRGQVALLSLLALVIAGVAATLSTEWNLSVLRDTDILFTPPMSTEGVYLGYPIGGVIGLAISVFAVRGVSKELRSISALEAMRSEGVREIPMTRRKWVGMLIWGAIAITLLVLASTMTRLDAALNLALYGGILAIVAVNIGGPLIMVGLVGAWTRSVPKHVSASWFLARQTLLAASARTVAAAGSISVAVFLFTGVFSMQTAIGGDTDINGFVLLVGFPLFISTSGSIVLVFMAGQQREREIHLAELAGATPAQQRRQALFEALIVVATGSGIGLGLSVAMIAVMQPAIILAVGHLSMNVSWGHFFGVTAALLVLNVAATLIPTVIAHAARERIAIAE
- a CDS encoding LacI family DNA-binding transcriptional regulator; this encodes MAERRQHPPRRPTLRMVAERAGVSTATVSYVFSGRAGAASGSGVAEATAAKVLAAADELNYRPNSAARAVRTGRSGMVQLSLHMLSDPWSLAVSDAVNAEANKHGLTTLILADGDWHAALDRVESDVAYLDGIGLGADAAGKLGDLVQRGQRLVVFTESPLDPAGFDVVRSDAIPGCGIAMDHLLERHTEIGCLAAEGAVRLAATQVTRYTPYLERLEAAGIDADPGWTVTYGDTQSSAFEAAVRLLSRERRPSAIYATTDFAAIAAINAAHMLGLRVPHDVAVIGVGNTPDAQRVAPTLTTVGPTDFFEDQARIIVDRALAPDDSPARLHEFPWSLFPGASTDLDAPASRMR
- a CDS encoding efflux RND transporter permease subunit; translated protein: MSKLAVLSLKNRALIALITIVAAVFGGLALTNLKQELIPSLELPNLVVTATYPGASPEVVENDVSTPIEAAIQGVPGLESTTATSTTNASVVQATFAYGTDLATAEQKMQQAINRISAQLPEGISPQVLAVSVDDFPVIQVAVTGFENAQEAQTQLENVAIPDLEDVDGVNAAQIIGGVGQRITITPDVAALAAQGESTQAISDALEQNGTLFPGGDITENGQTLTVQTGAKITSVDEIAALPIVGTDVTIGDVATVVQQADPVSSISRVDGEDALSISITKLPAANTVEVSKGIIAALDEIGEALPDAEFTIIFDQAPFIEQSIETLATEGLLGLAFAVIVILVFLLSIRSTLVTAISIPTSVLITFIGLQAFGYSLNVLTLGALTIAIGRVVDDSIVVIENIKRHYVGDADKGDAIRLAVREVAMAVTSSTITTVAVFLPLVFVGDAVGELFRPFAMTVSIAMVASLLVSLTIVPVLAYWFLRPGKPLLDEDGVQIDPEHPDAPPTRLQRGYRPILGWTLKHSWITVLLAVIVLGGTIAAAPLMKINFLSDSGQNTMTVTQDLGPTASLETKSDAAIAVEDALLDIDGVEHVQASIGSSGSALRDAFSGGAGVTYSVLTDSDADQEALRAEVQDAIEKLTDVGEVSVAASAGLGSSDIEITVTASSSDDLATATSAVVDELDGRDGIGQVTDNLAAALPYLAVVVDRDAAAARGLSEVAVGAIVSNTMRPQQLGSVEIDDSSLTVYLANATPPTTAQALRELTIPTPTGVVQLQDLAAVEERNGPTSITTEQGRRTATITVPPASENLATATQSVTEALAAVDLPDGASAEVGGVASQQADSFSQLGLAMLAAILIVYVVMVATFKSLRQPLLLLISVPFAATGAILLQIVTGVPLGVASLIGVLMLIGIVVTNAIVLIDLVNQYREKGLSTAEAVMAGGEKRLRPILMTALATILALTPMALGITGHGGFISQPLAIVVIGGLLSSTVLTLIVLPTLYNLVEGAKERRRARKHGGGKDAGDSPALVDATASASASALPHAPQLTRRELRERGE